The nucleotide window GGTTCAGCCGTCAAAATGCCCGTATGTGGGGTTGCCCATAAACGAGCAGGTCACCTATCCGGTACGTGATAATGACGGGAACCTGGTTTCGTCGGTTACACTGAATATTGATACCTCCAATCAATCAAATAAGATCCATGAAACAAATAAGATCCATGAAAAAAATGTCCCCATGCCTGCTTTGAACAGAAAAGATCATCCTGCAAATTTATCCCTGCCCTCAGCCCTGACTCAAAGAGAACTTGAGGTTCTGTCCGGAATAGGGTTGGGACAGACCAACCGTGAAATTTCACAACAGCTTCATATCAGTCCTCATACCGTTAAAAGTCATGTTGTAAACATCTTTAACAAGCTGGGGGTCAGTCATCGGACTCAGGCTGTGGTTTGGGCGGCTCGCCACCAGATAATTTAATTTTTTTTGTTTCTCCCCCTTTTGGGTGATGTTTTATTGCCAGGTTTATCCTATTTTATTAGTTTAAAATATCATGGAAAATATTTTTTTATATGAAAGTCTTGAAAAATCCAAACAGTGATTTTTATTATTTGTTATGGGCAAACCTGGGTGAGCAAATTATGATATAAAATTGACAAGTTATGCCCATGACAGTTATTTAAAATGAGGAGTGTATATGTCTGAATTTGCCAATGCCATGGAAGTGTTTAAGATTCTGGATAAATCCAATTGCAGAAAATGCAATGAACAAACCTGTCTTGCTTTTGCCTCAAAGGTTTTTTTGGGAGAAAAATCATTGGATCAATGCCCTGTCTTGAGCCAAAAAGTGCTTGAACAATATCAGGGAAAACAGAAAAAAAAGATGACAAATGAAGAGTACCGGTCAACGCTTGTGGCGGACTTGAAAACACAAATAAATTCTTGTGACCTGGAAAAGGCAGCCAAAAGAGTCGGGGGGAGTTTTTCAAAAGGGAAATTGATGATCAGGATTTTTGGAAAGCAGTTTTTCATTGATTCACAGGGCAACATGTTTTCAGATATTCATATCAACCCCTGGATTGCCAGTACTGTTTTGGGATATGTCCTCCACTGCAAAGGGGTTTCTTTGACGGGGAAATGGGTTCCGTTAAGAGAAATTGAGGGTGGGCGTGAGAAAAATCCTTTGTTTGTCCAGAGATCTGAAAAGCCTTTAAAACAGATTGCAGATAAATATCCCCATTTGTTTGAAGATCTGATTGTTCTTTTTAATGGAAAAACAGTGGAAAATTATTATGCATCAGATATATCACTGGTGCTTTATCCTTTGCCAAAGCTTCCCATACTGATCTGCTATTGGAAGGCTGAAGACGGTATGGAATCGGATCTGCACATTTTTTTTGATTCATCTGCCGGCATGAATGCCAATGTGGATATTGTATATGGCATTGCTACCGGCATTGTTGTCATGTTTGAAAAAATTTCCATGAAACACGGGGTGGTTGCCTCGTGATTTTCAGGGGTGTCCTTGTTTGTGCGGCATATTGTTTCATGTGGTTCTTTTGTCTTTTTTCTGGGCAACACAAAAAATGCCGCCTTTGGACATCCCCGGAATAAAACATTTGTTGCACGAGATGCACTCTGAATGGTCGGTTTTATTTGTTGCCCATTTTTTTGGCAGATCCGGTTCCCGGATCAAAGGCCGTGAAAGAGAAATAAAATCCATGCCGTGTTCAGCTATTGCCTTTTGAGCAACAAGAAGGGATCTGAACCCCCCAACGCAAATAACAGGGCACGACACTTGTTTTTTTATGGTCAGTGCAAGATCAAGGTTATAGGCTTGCTTTTCAGGGGAATTGATTTTTGTCCTGGCAGGTCCTTTTTCTCCGGAAGACGCTGTACCGGAAGAAACTTCTATGGCATCAATTCCAAAATCAGAGAGTTTTTTTGCAATTTGAACTGCCTCATCTGTTGTCAATCCGTTTTCAACATGGTCATTTGCATTGAATTTTATAAACACCGGGTAGTTTTTGCCCACACGGGT belongs to Desulfobacula toluolica Tol2 and includes:
- a CDS encoding LuxR C-terminal-related transcriptional regulator; amino-acid sequence: MAKPGSSRGSCVTAIIHFEKDISFLFPYINAVADEAELHENPNLVRFVFDKVYCVVYPERCIASPLDDREHATAFREKLMEFLNGILDKKNDIIPKFKVFQKIAVTDILKLLPKTNCGKCGLKSCMAFAAMVSKQRVQPSKCPYVGLPINEQVTYPVRDNDGNLVSSVTLNIDTSNQSNKIHETNKIHEKNVPMPALNRKDHPANLSLPSALTQRELEVLSGIGLGQTNREISQQLHISPHTVKSHVVNIFNKLGVSHRTQAVVWAARHQII
- a CDS encoding DUF3786 domain-containing protein encodes the protein MSEFANAMEVFKILDKSNCRKCNEQTCLAFASKVFLGEKSLDQCPVLSQKVLEQYQGKQKKKMTNEEYRSTLVADLKTQINSCDLEKAAKRVGGSFSKGKLMIRIFGKQFFIDSQGNMFSDIHINPWIASTVLGYVLHCKGVSLTGKWVPLREIEGGREKNPLFVQRSEKPLKQIADKYPHLFEDLIVLFNGKTVENYYASDISLVLYPLPKLPILICYWKAEDGMESDLHIFFDSSAGMNANVDIVYGIATGIVVMFEKISMKHGVVAS